The sequence CTTGTTACCCTTAACAGCCCTTATGCCAACACCCTTATTTTCTGTTAGCTGTTTTGAGAAGTCTTTTAGGTTCTTTAGCTCAAAACCTTCATCTTTTGAGTATTCCACAAAAACTTCTACAGCATCGAATTCGTCTGATATTTTGTTTAGAATGTCAGAAGCTAACACTACTCCCCTCCCACGGTTTCGGCAAGAATATTTGTTGGTATAAGTTTAGCGCAAATCTGTCTGTCATGCCAGAAATATAATCAATAACAACCGTTTCTGTCTCCTCTGAGAAGTGTTTTTTTATCCTGTGTGGATTATCCATAAAGTAGTCAAACAGGTCACTAATTATCTTTGATGCTTTGTTTACCTCACTCATAACCTTTTGGCTTAAATAGACATTTTCAAATAAAAAATCCCTCAAGGCATTTAAAGCTTGCAGCTTTTCTTTTTCCATGGCTATAAAGTTATAATTATTATCTTGCGTTGAGCTTATCACACTTTTAACCATAGTGGCTATTCTTTCTGCATGTGTATGGCCTAACTCATCTAGTATGTCTTTGGGTATACTGTTGCTTTTTATTATACCAGCTCTTATTGCATCGTCTATATCGTGATTTACGTAGGCTATTATGTCTGCTATGCGGACAATTTGGCCCTCAAGTGTTTTGGCAAGATGCGCTTTATCTTTAGGTATTATATCTCCCCTACCTTTGGAGTGTTTTAAGATGCCATCGCGCACCTGGTTGGTTAAATTTAATCCCACACCGTCCTTTTCTATAACATCAACCACACGTAAGCTTTGAATCCAGTGTTTAAAGCCCTTCCTGGATTTTTCGTTTAATATTTTTTCTCCGGCATGTCCAAAAGGTGTATGGCCTAAATCATGCCCTAAAGCTATAGCTTCCGTTAAGCTTTCATTTAAAAGTAGGGCTTTAGCTATTGTGCGTGCAATCTGGGATACCTCAAGTGTATGGGTCATTCTTGTTCTGTAGTGGTCACCATTTGGTGAAAAAAAGACCTGTGTTTTGTGCTTAAGCCTTCTAAAGGCCTTGGAGTGGATAATTCTGTCTCTATCCCTCATGAAGTCCGTTCTTACGCTATCCTTTTCATCGCCTTTAGGCCTTGTTGCATTTTTTGATAAAAAAGCAGCCCTATGGAGGGTATCTTCTTCTATTTTTTCCAATATTTCTCTGATTAGCATAAATCTAATTCTTTTAAGAGCCGGTACCAGAGGGAGTCCTCAATAGTCTCAACCTCTAAAAAAGCAGCCTCTCTTTTTATGTAAAATGGGGCATCTGCCAGAACACCCAACACTAGTCCATCCTCTATGTTTATGGGAAGAAACTTTGGTTCTGAGTTTGAGTTTATCACCCTTATTGCTGCTTTGTTTTCATATCCATCCAGGACAATTATTGCATCAACAGAAAGTCCTATAGAATTAAGTAGCTTTAGCATGAGTTCATAAATACCGTTGGAGGGAACATAAACTCCGTGCATCAGAAGGGATATGAATTTGGCTTTTGAGTATTCTACAGGGAATTTGTAGTAAAAACCGTCCATATCTTGGCAATATACATCGCCGTGGCCATTGCCCATCTCAACATCAACTATTTGGAGTTCAACCATTGCTTTTTCCTTTAAATGAGTTCTCCTACTAATGAGTGTTTTAGGGCTTTTATT comes from Hippea maritima DSM 10411 and encodes:
- a CDS encoding deoxyguanosinetriphosphate triphosphohydrolase produces the protein MLIREILEKIEEDTLHRAAFLSKNATRPKGDEKDSVRTDFMRDRDRIIHSKAFRRLKHKTQVFFSPNGDHYRTRMTHTLEVSQIARTIAKALLLNESLTEAIALGHDLGHTPFGHAGEKILNEKSRKGFKHWIQSLRVVDVIEKDGVGLNLTNQVRDGILKHSKGRGDIIPKDKAHLAKTLEGQIVRIADIIAYVNHDIDDAIRAGIIKSNSIPKDILDELGHTHAERIATMVKSVISSTQDNNYNFIAMEKEKLQALNALRDFLFENVYLSQKVMSEVNKASKIISDLFDYFMDNPHRIKKHFSEETETVVIDYISGMTDRFALNLYQQIFLPKPWEGSSVSF